A section of the Synechococcales cyanobacterium T60_A2020_003 genome encodes:
- the recR gene encoding recombination protein RecR — protein sequence MIKAGELAGGGVPTVYTRPLARLIEQFQRLPGVGPKTAQRLALHILKRPDDEVKALAQALMDAKQQVGLCSECFHLSAEPVCEICASNSRDRATLCVVADSRDVIALEKTREYRGLYHVLGGLISPMDGIGPDQLYIAQLVRRVSQQQIREVILAISPSVEGETTTLYIGQLLKPFTRVTRIAFGLPMGGDLEYADEVTLARALEGRRDLD from the coding sequence ATGATAAAGGCTGGTGAACTTGCGGGGGGAGGCGTTCCGACCGTTTATACTCGTCCTTTAGCTCGGTTAATTGAGCAGTTTCAACGGTTACCGGGGGTTGGGCCAAAGACGGCTCAACGCCTTGCATTGCACATCCTGAAGCGTCCCGATGATGAGGTTAAAGCCTTGGCGCAAGCGTTGATGGATGCTAAGCAACAGGTGGGGTTGTGCAGCGAATGTTTCCACTTATCCGCTGAGCCAGTCTGCGAAATTTGTGCTTCTAATAGTCGCGATCGCGCCACTCTGTGCGTCGTTGCCGATTCGCGGGATGTGATCGCATTAGAAAAAACGCGGGAATATCGAGGGCTGTATCACGTTCTGGGGGGCTTGATTTCCCCAATGGATGGCATTGGCCCCGACCAGCTTTACATTGCCCAACTGGTGCGGCGCGTCAGTCAACAGCAGATTCGAGAAGTGATTTTGGCGATTAGTCCCAGCGTGGAAGGGGAAACGACAACCCTGTATATTGGTCAACTGCTAAAACCCTTTACCCGCGTCACCCGGATCGCCTTTGGGTTGCCGATGGGGGGAGATCTGGAGTACGCCGATGAAGTGACCCTAGCTCGCGCCCTAGAAGGCCGACGAGATTTGGATTAG